The Burkholderia cepacia ATCC 25416 genome includes a window with the following:
- a CDS encoding porin, whose amino-acid sequence MRIGRRLAAAAATLGCMHAHAQTSGSVTLYGTVDTGIIYSTNQQFTRADGSTGGGHAWQMGGGNLVPSRFGFQGAEPLGGGLDAVFTLEQQFLSANGQALQGGTAFSRQAWVGLRQDGIGTLGLGRQYDSYTDMLGAYVSSNNWATPYGSHLGDVDNLNAAFNFNNAVKFTSADFNGFTFGGTFSFGGQAGDFSAKRGYAVAATYTRAPVAFSVGYLDLHQPLDAALGGASGYIGDFACSNPGAMYCLLQDAGSMRAFGAGGSVTFGAATIALTYTHTRLGDSRYFSTAAQPRTQAFTFDIGELNATYLFTPALQGGIAYIFNAAHTDGRGTTRFHQVNVGTNYSLSKRTALYAVAIGQIASGTGLGTDANGNAVNYAQIPVLANSNSSRQLAVMAGIRVNF is encoded by the coding sequence ATGAGAATCGGAAGACGACTGGCCGCGGCCGCGGCCACGCTCGGGTGCATGCACGCACACGCGCAGACCTCCGGCAGCGTGACGCTGTACGGCACCGTGGACACCGGCATCATCTACTCGACGAACCAGCAGTTCACGCGCGCCGACGGCAGCACGGGCGGCGGCCATGCGTGGCAGATGGGCGGCGGCAACCTCGTGCCGTCGCGCTTCGGTTTCCAGGGGGCCGAGCCGCTCGGCGGCGGGCTCGACGCGGTGTTCACGCTCGAGCAGCAGTTTCTGTCCGCGAACGGGCAGGCGCTGCAGGGCGGCACGGCGTTCAGCCGGCAGGCGTGGGTCGGGCTGCGCCAGGACGGGATCGGCACGCTCGGCCTCGGCCGCCAATACGACTCGTACACGGACATGCTCGGCGCGTATGTGTCGAGCAACAACTGGGCGACACCGTACGGCTCGCACCTCGGCGACGTCGACAACCTGAACGCCGCATTCAATTTCAACAACGCGGTGAAGTTCACCAGCGCCGATTTCAACGGCTTCACGTTCGGCGGCACGTTCAGCTTCGGCGGGCAGGCCGGCGATTTCTCCGCGAAGCGCGGCTATGCGGTGGCCGCGACGTACACGCGCGCGCCGGTGGCGTTCTCGGTCGGCTACCTCGACCTGCACCAGCCGCTCGACGCGGCGCTCGGCGGCGCGAGCGGCTATATCGGCGATTTCGCGTGCAGCAACCCGGGCGCGATGTACTGCCTGCTGCAGGATGCCGGTTCGATGCGCGCGTTCGGTGCGGGCGGGTCGGTCACGTTCGGTGCGGCGACGATCGCGCTCACCTACACGCATACGCGCCTCGGCGACAGCCGCTACTTCTCGACCGCCGCGCAGCCGCGCACGCAGGCGTTCACGTTCGACATCGGCGAACTGAACGCCACGTACCTGTTCACGCCGGCGCTGCAGGGCGGCATCGCGTACATCTTCAACGCCGCGCATACCGACGGGCGCGGCACGACGCGGTTCCACCAGGTGAACGTCGGCACGAACTACAGCCTGTCGAAGCGCACGGCGCTGTACGCGGTCGCGATCGGCCAGATCGCGAGCGGGACGGGGCTCGGCACCGACGCGAACGGCAACGCGGTGAACTACGCGCAGATTCCGGTGCTCGCGAACAGCAACTCGAGCCGGCAACTGGCGGTGATGGCCGGGATCCGCGTGAATTTCTGA
- a CDS encoding ABC transporter substrate-binding protein produces the protein MTLLSRLRALSAAVALSLAASHAFAADLVIAGRDDIYGKGLADAVAGFNKLHPGTEIELLKLPNANLYQKLKLSMREGTGAYDLVMMDDTWAPEFIGNGWLKPLPASLADADLVPSAVALGRNAAGALYALPIVGNVEMFAYRKDLLAKYKLQPPRNWDDVLKIAQTVGGADKSVSGVVFRGTKGNPVVTGFLPILWAYGGDVFDRAGNVTIDSREAQAALKTFLALKASAPKDVDVYGAAEVRDALQRGTAAQSIEVWPAWVPALDDPKQSRVVGQIALQPPPGQTAGPAPMLGIWQMGIPKDAPHAKLAQDFLAYLTNRDTQTRLAGIGIPPTRRSVFNDQALVRQYRWYPDQLKALEAGRARPRVKDWQQVESILGDQLQLALTGQAAPDAALRQAQQKIAQATAAAGK, from the coding sequence ATGACCTTGCTGAGCCGCCTGCGCGCGCTGTCCGCCGCCGTTGCGCTGTCCCTTGCCGCCTCGCACGCCTTCGCGGCGGATCTCGTCATCGCGGGCCGCGACGACATCTACGGCAAGGGGCTGGCCGACGCCGTCGCCGGCTTCAACAAGCTGCACCCGGGCACCGAGATCGAATTGCTCAAGCTGCCGAACGCGAACCTGTACCAGAAGCTCAAGCTGTCGATGCGCGAAGGCACCGGCGCGTACGACCTCGTGATGATGGACGACACGTGGGCGCCCGAATTCATCGGCAACGGCTGGCTGAAGCCGCTGCCGGCATCGCTCGCGGACGCCGACCTCGTGCCGTCCGCCGTCGCGCTCGGCCGCAACGCGGCCGGTGCGCTGTATGCGCTGCCGATCGTCGGCAACGTCGAGATGTTCGCGTACCGCAAGGACCTGCTCGCGAAATACAAGCTGCAGCCGCCGCGCAACTGGGACGACGTGCTGAAGATCGCGCAGACCGTCGGCGGCGCGGACAAGAGCGTGTCGGGTGTCGTGTTCCGCGGGACCAAGGGCAATCCCGTCGTCACAGGCTTCCTGCCGATCCTGTGGGCCTACGGCGGCGACGTGTTCGACCGAGCCGGCAACGTGACGATCGATTCGCGCGAGGCGCAGGCCGCGCTGAAGACCTTTCTCGCGCTGAAGGCGTCCGCGCCGAAGGACGTCGATGTCTACGGCGCAGCGGAAGTGCGCGACGCGCTGCAGCGCGGCACGGCCGCGCAATCGATCGAAGTGTGGCCGGCGTGGGTGCCGGCGCTCGACGATCCGAAGCAGTCGCGCGTGGTCGGGCAGATCGCGCTGCAGCCGCCGCCCGGGCAGACTGCCGGCCCGGCGCCGATGCTCGGCATCTGGCAGATGGGCATTCCGAAGGACGCGCCGCACGCGAAGCTCGCGCAGGACTTCCTCGCGTACCTGACCAACCGCGACACGCAGACGCGCCTCGCCGGCATCGGCATTCCGCCGACCCGCCGCAGCGTGTTCAACGATCAGGCGCTGGTGCGCCAGTATCGCTGGTATCCGGATCAGCTGAAGGCGCTCGAGGCCGGCCGTGCGCGGCCGCGCGTGAAGGACTGGCAGCAGGTCGAGAGCATTCTCGGCGACCAGCTTCAACTCGCGCTGACGGGGCAGGCCGCACCCGACGCCGCGCTGCGCCAGGCGCAGCAGAAGATCGCGCAGGCGACGGCCGCGGCCGGCAAGTGA
- a CDS encoding carbohydrate ABC transporter permease: protein MKAFGRSLPFVALLGPALLVLAALALYPVVQVLIDSFCHVDYSAGRRAFAGLANYRAVLGDDAFTAGFGNTLRFTIVASLAEVALGFGLALLFVRAFPGRRIALPLAILPMMLSTLVCSAIWRNWLNFDGFLNALLAAFGVEGVRWLSDPHLALWSLALVDVWQWTPMAFLIVLAGLQSIPQELYEAARTDGASEWQCLRDITLPLAAPQIGLALLLRSIDTFKLFDKVYALTGGGPGNATQTLSTYIYDTGFRFFNVGPASAASVLMLAASALLVSGYVWQTVRKRRA, encoded by the coding sequence ATGAAAGCCTTTGGCCGCAGCCTGCCGTTCGTCGCACTGCTCGGGCCCGCGCTGCTGGTGCTCGCCGCGCTCGCGCTGTATCCGGTCGTGCAGGTGCTGATCGATTCGTTCTGCCACGTCGACTACTCGGCCGGCCGCCGCGCATTCGCGGGGCTCGCGAACTATCGCGCGGTGCTCGGCGACGACGCGTTCACGGCCGGCTTCGGCAACACGCTGCGCTTCACGATCGTCGCGTCGCTCGCCGAAGTCGCGCTGGGTTTCGGTCTTGCGCTGCTGTTCGTGCGCGCGTTTCCGGGGCGGCGCATCGCGCTGCCGCTCGCGATCCTGCCGATGATGCTGTCCACGCTCGTGTGCTCGGCGATCTGGCGCAACTGGCTCAACTTCGACGGCTTCCTGAACGCGCTCCTCGCGGCGTTCGGCGTCGAAGGCGTGCGCTGGCTGTCCGATCCGCATCTCGCGTTGTGGTCGCTCGCGCTCGTCGACGTGTGGCAGTGGACGCCGATGGCCTTCCTGATCGTGCTGGCCGGGTTGCAGTCGATCCCGCAGGAACTGTACGAAGCCGCGCGCACCGACGGCGCGAGCGAGTGGCAGTGCCTGCGCGACATCACGCTGCCGCTCGCGGCGCCGCAGATCGGCCTCGCGCTGCTGCTGCGCTCGATCGACACGTTCAAGCTGTTCGACAAGGTCTATGCGCTGACGGGCGGCGGCCCCGGCAACGCGACGCAGACGCTGTCGACCTATATCTACGACACGGGCTTCCGCTTCTTCAACGTCGGGCCGGCGAGCGCCGCGTCGGTGCTGATGCTCGCGGCGTCCGCGCTGCTGGTCTCGGGGTATGTATGGCAGACGGTTCGCAAGCGGCGCGCATGA
- a CDS encoding carbohydrate ABC transporter permease, whose protein sequence is MTAQSAGISRARTGAAFGRALPWALRIAALALLLLPCLWMAGAAFMPTLERLDHPMRIWPAAPTFAHFASVWSNGIGAPLFNSLLVGFGTTLFALALAFPAAYALVRLRFPARLDLLFLMLVLALKLMPPITIAVPLFALAKRLHLLDSTPGLMLAYQIYALPMAIWMLLAFVRDVPIEYEEAACIDGAGLARRLVQIVLPLCAPGLIATAIFVFIAAWNEFLIALLFVSTPSRFTLPLAIAGYVTENGIDWGDLMSAGLMASLPTLAVAGYVQRYLLRGFAGGLK, encoded by the coding sequence ATGACAGCGCAATCCGCAGGCATTTCGCGCGCGCGCACGGGCGCCGCATTCGGCCGCGCATTGCCCTGGGCGCTGCGCATCGCCGCGCTCGCGCTGTTGCTGCTGCCGTGCCTGTGGATGGCCGGCGCGGCCTTCATGCCGACGCTCGAACGTCTCGATCATCCGATGCGGATCTGGCCGGCCGCGCCGACCTTCGCGCATTTCGCATCGGTTTGGTCCAACGGCATCGGCGCGCCGCTCTTCAATTCGCTGCTGGTCGGCTTCGGCACGACGCTCTTCGCGCTGGCGCTCGCGTTTCCGGCCGCGTACGCGCTCGTGCGGCTGCGGTTTCCGGCGCGGCTCGACCTGCTGTTCCTGATGCTCGTGCTTGCGTTGAAGCTGATGCCGCCGATCACGATCGCGGTGCCGCTGTTCGCGCTCGCGAAACGGCTGCACCTGCTCGATTCGACGCCCGGCCTGATGCTCGCGTATCAGATCTATGCGCTGCCGATGGCGATCTGGATGCTGCTCGCGTTCGTGCGCGACGTGCCGATCGAATACGAGGAAGCGGCCTGCATCGACGGCGCGGGGCTGGCTCGACGGCTGGTGCAGATCGTGCTGCCGCTGTGCGCGCCGGGCCTGATCGCGACCGCGATCTTCGTGTTCATCGCCGCTTGGAACGAATTCCTGATCGCGCTGCTGTTCGTGTCGACGCCGAGCCGCTTCACGCTGCCGCTCGCGATCGCCGGCTACGTGACGGAGAACGGGATCGACTGGGGCGACCTGATGAGCGCGGGGCTGATGGCGTCGCTGCCCACGCTGGCCGTGGCCGGCTATGTGCAGCGCTACCTGCTGCGCGGGTTCGCGGGCGGGTTGAAGTGA
- a CDS encoding LacI family DNA-binding transcriptional regulator encodes MNDKERKPWVTASDVAARAGVSRSAVSRAFSPTASIAPQTRERVMIAARALGYQVNLIARDMITQRSSMIGVVTAGFENPFRARLLSDLMAALGQRALTPLVTNAEDPRQVRQSLEQLLSYRIAGLVMTSASPPLSVAQQYLEHRIPVVMINRDANLPGADIVVSDNAAGAAHAARMLAQAGARRVAFVGPRNASYSANARAAAFVEALRRHGDTDRAASVRIQDTPSDTYACGVEAARHLLSGDTVPDGVFCSSDLLALGLIDTARQQFGLRVPEDLRVIGFDDIPAAAFDGYALTTLRQDTQGLANAAVDMLAERMQAFAGASRTRVVPVTCVVRHSCAGRPA; translated from the coding sequence ATGAATGACAAGGAAAGAAAACCGTGGGTGACGGCGTCGGATGTCGCGGCGCGCGCCGGCGTATCGCGCTCCGCGGTGTCGCGTGCATTCTCGCCGACGGCGAGCATCGCACCGCAAACGCGTGAGCGCGTGATGATCGCCGCGCGCGCGCTCGGCTACCAGGTCAACCTGATCGCGCGCGACATGATCACGCAGCGCAGCAGCATGATCGGCGTCGTGACGGCCGGGTTCGAGAATCCGTTTCGCGCGCGGCTGCTGTCGGACCTGATGGCCGCCCTCGGGCAGCGCGCGCTCACGCCGCTCGTGACCAATGCGGAAGACCCGCGCCAGGTCCGGCAATCGCTCGAGCAACTGCTCAGCTACCGGATCGCGGGCCTCGTGATGACGTCCGCGTCGCCGCCGCTGTCGGTCGCGCAGCAGTATCTCGAACACCGGATCCCGGTCGTGATGATCAACCGCGACGCGAACCTGCCGGGCGCGGATATCGTCGTGAGCGACAACGCGGCGGGCGCCGCGCATGCCGCGCGAATGCTCGCGCAGGCGGGCGCGCGCCGGGTTGCGTTCGTCGGGCCGCGCAACGCGAGCTACAGTGCGAACGCGCGTGCCGCTGCGTTCGTCGAAGCGCTGCGTCGTCACGGCGATACCGATCGCGCTGCAAGCGTACGGATTCAAGACACGCCGTCCGACACATACGCATGCGGTGTCGAAGCGGCACGACATCTGCTGTCCGGCGACACCGTTCCGGACGGCGTGTTCTGCTCGTCCGACCTGCTCGCGTTGGGCTTGATCGACACCGCGCGCCAGCAGTTCGGGCTGCGCGTGCCGGAAGACTTGCGCGTCATCGGCTTCGACGACATTCCTGCCGCCGCATTCGACGGCTATGCGCTGACGACGCTCCGTCAGGATACGCAAGGCCTCGCGAACGCGGCCGTCGACATGCTCGCCGAGCGGATGCAGGCGTTCGCCGGCGCATCGCGCACGCGGGTCGTGCCGGTGACCTGCGTCGTTCGTCACAGCTGCGCCGGCCGTCCGGCGTAG
- a CDS encoding phosphatidylinositol-specific phospholipase C, whose product MIPSSHDTCTPPADWMSALDDARPLHTLTLPGSHDTCAYTVDDALVRTQRAPLDAQLAHGVRLLDIRCRHVRDAFDIHHGGIALGMTFDDVLADCMRFLDEHPRECIVMSVKDEWPAHACTRSFDATFDAHRARHPRLRWHAGGTLPALGDVRGAIVLLRRFRSSRPLGIDLTAWPDNATFTIDHPDGAFVIQDEYRVPVAASIGWKWRAIDALLTDLPSPDSGRWAINFCSGTGMGANPSVVAHGDGRVQGIHARLAARLREQRGPCGAMLLDFCDDDDWALVRALIACNDHAPVPGGWRKAFRC is encoded by the coding sequence ATGATTCCTTCGAGCCACGATACGTGCACGCCGCCTGCCGACTGGATGTCGGCGCTCGACGACGCGCGGCCGCTGCATACGCTGACCCTACCGGGCAGCCATGACACCTGTGCGTATACGGTCGACGATGCGCTCGTGCGCACGCAACGCGCGCCGCTCGATGCGCAGCTCGCGCACGGCGTGCGGCTGCTCGACATCCGCTGCCGGCACGTGCGCGACGCGTTCGACATTCATCACGGCGGCATCGCGCTCGGCATGACGTTCGACGACGTGCTGGCCGATTGCATGCGTTTTCTCGACGAACATCCGCGCGAATGCATCGTGATGTCGGTGAAGGACGAATGGCCGGCGCACGCGTGCACACGCAGTTTCGATGCGACGTTCGATGCGCATCGCGCGCGGCATCCGCGGCTGCGCTGGCATGCCGGCGGCACGCTGCCCGCGCTCGGCGACGTGCGCGGCGCGATCGTGCTGCTGCGGCGCTTTCGCAGCAGCCGGCCGCTCGGCATCGACCTGACCGCGTGGCCCGACAACGCGACGTTCACGATCGATCATCCCGACGGCGCGTTCGTGATCCAGGACGAATATCGCGTGCCGGTGGCGGCATCGATCGGCTGGAAGTGGCGTGCGATCGACGCGCTGCTGACGGACCTGCCGTCGCCGGACAGTGGCCGCTGGGCGATCAATTTCTGCAGCGGGACCGGCATGGGCGCGAATCCGTCGGTCGTTGCCCACGGCGACGGCAGGGTGCAGGGCATTCATGCGCGGCTGGCCGCACGGCTGCGCGAGCAGCGCGGCCCGTGCGGCGCGATGCTGCTCGATTTCTGCGATGACGACGATTGGGCGCTGGTGCGCGCGCTGATCGCGTGCAACGATCACGCGCCGGTGCCGGGTGGGTGGCGCAAGGCGTTTCGCTGTTAG
- a CDS encoding alpha/beta hydrolase family protein → MRTWLSAVLLCLAATLAHAAGIKFVRIPADAGGPALKAVVWTPCADAARTLTIGPFELKGQRDCPTVGDKLPLVVISHGHAGTYFGHHDLAETLADAGFVVAAINHPGDTHADMSHAADLREFAERPADIKRLIDYMLANAPDAAHVDPARIGFFGFSRGGYTGLVLAGANPDFVHAHVACPDPTWPICKQIRDHDLPRQPLTHDPRIKAYVLADPLDEFPTAETLKDVHAPIQLWASEAGGDGVEPDSAPALAGLLPRRPEFHVVPNSAHFAFLAPCPEQLAHDSPEVCTDAKGFDRAAFHAMLDAKALAFFTAHLR, encoded by the coding sequence ATGCGAACCTGGCTTTCGGCTGTCCTCCTCTGCCTGGCCGCCACGCTCGCGCACGCGGCCGGCATCAAGTTCGTCCGGATTCCGGCCGACGCCGGCGGCCCCGCACTGAAGGCAGTCGTATGGACACCCTGCGCGGACGCCGCCCGGACGCTCACGATCGGGCCTTTCGAATTGAAAGGGCAACGCGACTGCCCGACCGTCGGCGACAAGCTGCCGCTCGTCGTGATCTCGCACGGTCACGCCGGCACGTACTTCGGCCATCACGACCTCGCCGAAACGCTCGCCGACGCCGGCTTCGTCGTCGCGGCGATCAATCATCCCGGCGACACGCATGCCGACATGAGCCACGCGGCCGACCTGCGGGAATTTGCCGAGCGTCCGGCGGACATCAAGCGCCTGATCGACTACATGCTGGCCAACGCGCCCGATGCCGCGCATGTCGATCCCGCGCGGATCGGCTTCTTCGGCTTCTCGCGCGGCGGTTATACGGGCCTCGTGCTGGCCGGCGCGAATCCGGATTTCGTGCATGCGCACGTGGCCTGCCCGGACCCGACCTGGCCGATCTGCAAGCAGATCCGCGACCACGACCTGCCGCGCCAACCGCTGACGCACGATCCGAGGATCAAGGCCTACGTGCTCGCCGACCCGCTCGACGAATTCCCGACCGCCGAAACGCTGAAGGACGTGCACGCGCCGATCCAGCTCTGGGCGTCCGAAGCGGGCGGCGACGGCGTGGAGCCGGATTCGGCCCCCGCGCTGGCCGGCCTGCTGCCGCGACGGCCGGAATTCCACGTCGTGCCGAATTCCGCGCACTTCGCATTTCTCGCGCCGTGCCCCGAACAACTGGCGCACGACTCGCCTGAAGTCTGCACCGATGCGAAGGGATTCGACCGCGCGGCATTCCACGCGATGCTCGATGCCAAGGCGCTCGCATTCTTCACCGCCCATCTTCGCTAA
- a CDS encoding GNAT family N-acetyltransferase: protein MTASILIRPATREDAAAMAAVEVAAAQRFREIGMTDIADGEPTDAADVLARIDDGRAVVAVDAQGTCVGFAFYRLLDAQRLYLEELDVAPSHAGQRIGARLIEQVSARAAQEGIADVVLSTFRDAPWNAPYYARLGFSIVDDATLDDTLRAIRAHHVALGLDETQRVFMRMRVPG from the coding sequence ATGACTGCATCGATTCTGATCCGCCCCGCCACGCGGGAAGACGCGGCCGCAATGGCCGCCGTGGAAGTCGCCGCCGCGCAGCGGTTTCGCGAAATCGGCATGACCGACATCGCCGATGGCGAGCCGACCGATGCGGCCGACGTGCTCGCGCGCATCGACGACGGCCGCGCGGTTGTCGCGGTCGATGCGCAGGGCACGTGCGTCGGGTTCGCGTTCTACCGGCTGCTCGATGCACAGCGGTTGTATCTGGAGGAACTGGATGTCGCGCCGTCGCATGCCGGACAGCGGATCGGCGCGCGCCTGATCGAACAGGTGAGCGCGCGCGCCGCGCAGGAAGGCATCGCGGATGTCGTGCTGTCGACGTTTCGCGATGCGCCGTGGAATGCGCCATATTACGCGCGCCTGGGTTTCAGCATCGTCGACGACGCCACGCTCGACGACACGCTGCGGGCGATCCGCGCGCACCACGTCGCGCTCGGGCTCGACGAGACGCAGCGCGTGTTCATGCGGATGCGCGTCCCGGGCTGA
- a CDS encoding LysR family transcriptional regulator gives MDGSVESAASRPSRPSIKTRFGSKNSRILMRITFGNIFRIMKIHQLRALVAVTTAGSIKAAARALHVTQPAISKAIQELENEFGVTLLERKPWGVVPTPEGDALLGRAQAVVRELERASEDMAHMKGLRDGRLVIGFTPIVAVTGFAEAYAAFRRHWPNVECELRELTFNLLTEQLRNRTLDLAFVAVTGPIAESVDIRAIRTFDTAFVTRENGRFAGATSLEALRDAEWIHADASDNFPTYIRDLHEHAGLPPPRCITRCTSYALFYSLLMTNDAIFSWTRLSLAETVFGQKLTPLPLPMSPPPLQLYRLTPPGLQLTRPASDFLAHVEAAFASLPVTGSRALR, from the coding sequence ATGGATGGCTCCGTGGAATCGGCCGCCTCGCGACCGTCCCGGCCAAGCATAAAGACGCGTTTCGGGTCAAAAAACTCACGAATTTTGATGCGGATAACTTTTGGTAATATCTTCCGCATCATGAAAATCCATCAATTGCGCGCACTCGTCGCGGTCACGACGGCCGGCAGCATCAAGGCGGCGGCCAGGGCCCTGCACGTCACGCAGCCGGCCATCAGCAAGGCGATCCAGGAACTGGAAAACGAGTTCGGCGTGACGCTCCTCGAGCGCAAACCGTGGGGCGTGGTGCCGACGCCGGAAGGCGACGCACTGCTCGGGCGCGCCCAGGCCGTCGTGCGCGAGCTCGAACGGGCGAGCGAGGACATGGCGCACATGAAGGGGCTGCGTGACGGGCGGCTCGTGATCGGCTTCACGCCGATCGTCGCGGTGACGGGCTTTGCGGAAGCCTACGCCGCCTTCCGCCGCCACTGGCCGAACGTCGAATGCGAACTTCGGGAACTGACGTTCAACCTGCTCACGGAACAGTTGCGCAATCGCACGCTCGATCTCGCCTTCGTCGCCGTCACGGGCCCCATTGCCGAGTCGGTCGACATCAGGGCGATCCGCACGTTCGACACCGCGTTCGTCACCCGCGAGAACGGGCGCTTCGCGGGCGCGACATCGCTCGAGGCGCTGCGCGACGCGGAATGGATCCACGCCGACGCCAGCGACAACTTCCCCACCTATATCCGCGACCTGCATGAACACGCGGGCCTGCCCCCGCCGCGCTGTATCACGCGCTGCACGTCGTATGCGCTGTTCTACAGCCTGCTCATGACCAACGATGCGATTTTCTCGTGGACCCGGCTGTCGCTCGCGGAAACCGTGTTCGGCCAGAAGCTGACGCCGCTGCCATTGCCGATGTCGCCGCCACCGCTTCAGTTGTACCGGCTCACGCCGCCCGGCCTGCAACTGACGCGGCCCGCGTCCGATTTTCTGGCGCACGTGGAGGCCGCGTTCGCGTCGCTGCCGGTGACCGGAAGCCGGGCATTGCGCTGA
- a CDS encoding M20 aminoacylase family protein: MTQNLAHVLAAIRESESRFVAIRRDIHAHPELGFAETRTAQLVAEQLATWGYDVTTGVGGTGVVGQLRRGASVRTLGLRADMDALPIEEATGLPYASTVARTMHACGHDGHTAILLAAAHYLAEQGRFDGTLNVIFQPAEEGLGGAKRMIDDGLFERFPCERVYALHNAPGVPVGHFALRYGPMMASSDSVTITVTGKGGHGAMPQLASDPIVAGAQIVTALQSIVSRNVDPLKPAVVTVGTFHAGTAPNVIPETATLQLSVRALDAATRDEIEARIHRIVDAQAQAFGITAQIEYRSISRVVDNDRAASDLAVETIAALAGEGALTLLPDGVMGSEDFSWMTECAPCCYVLVGNGVDSRGGCSVHNPHYDFNDSALSWGAAYFAGIAERFLKMD; encoded by the coding sequence ATGACGCAGAACCTTGCTCACGTACTCGCGGCGATTCGCGAGTCGGAGTCCCGATTCGTTGCGATCCGCCGCGACATCCACGCCCATCCCGAACTCGGTTTCGCCGAGACCCGCACCGCGCAGCTCGTCGCCGAACAACTGGCCACATGGGGCTACGACGTGACGACGGGGGTGGGAGGCACCGGCGTCGTCGGCCAGTTGCGGCGCGGCGCGTCGGTGCGCACGCTCGGCCTGCGCGCCGACATGGATGCGCTGCCGATCGAGGAGGCGACGGGGCTGCCGTATGCGAGCACGGTTGCGCGCACGATGCACGCATGCGGTCACGACGGCCACACGGCGATCTTGCTCGCCGCCGCCCACTATCTTGCCGAACAGGGCCGTTTCGACGGCACGCTCAACGTGATCTTCCAGCCGGCCGAGGAAGGGCTCGGCGGCGCAAAGCGGATGATCGACGACGGCCTGTTCGAACGTTTCCCGTGCGAACGCGTGTATGCGCTGCACAACGCGCCGGGCGTGCCGGTCGGCCATTTCGCGTTGCGCTACGGGCCGATGATGGCGTCGTCCGATTCGGTGACGATCACCGTGACGGGCAAAGGCGGGCATGGCGCGATGCCGCAGCTCGCGAGCGACCCGATCGTCGCGGGCGCGCAGATCGTGACCGCGCTGCAATCGATCGTCTCCCGCAACGTCGATCCGCTGAAGCCGGCCGTCGTGACCGTCGGCACGTTCCATGCGGGCACTGCCCCGAACGTGATCCCGGAAACGGCGACGTTGCAGTTGTCCGTGCGCGCGCTCGACGCGGCTACGCGCGACGAAATCGAGGCGCGGATCCACCGCATCGTCGACGCGCAGGCGCAGGCGTTCGGGATAACCGCGCAGATCGAATACCGGTCGATCTCGCGTGTCGTGGACAACGACCGTGCGGCGTCGGATCTCGCGGTGGAGACGATCGCGGCGCTGGCCGGCGAAGGCGCGCTCACGCTGTTGCCCGATGGCGTGATGGGCAGCGAGGATTTCTCGTGGATGACCGAATGCGCACCGTGTTGCTACGTGCTGGTCGGCAATGGCGTCGATTCCCGGGGCGGATGTTCGGTGCACAACCCGCATTACGACTTCAACGACAGCGCGCTGAGCTGGGGGGCAGCCTATTTCGCCGGGATTGCCGAACGCTTCCTGAAGATGGACTGA